The Sylvia atricapilla isolate bSylAtr1 chromosome 10, bSylAtr1.pri, whole genome shotgun sequence genome contains a region encoding:
- the A4GNT gene encoding alpha-1,4-N-acetylglucosaminyltransferase — MLQKVWVSSPGSWALQESNGHHRGKKRCWKCRFVRTIIQHPCWRHAPKRSRRERMLRKIQICLCFCFVSGLLYEISLLSSSVFSYLPVAQHYLTPEQVLNLGKSIIFLETTERLEPPPLVSCSVESAARIYQDRPIILFMRGLTNETALDMNTSYAAFSLLSSMKNVFIFPLQMETIFQETPLLQWYNEVVPEQEKNWVHVSSDASRLALIWKYGGIYMDTDVISIRPIPQRSFLAAQKSRFSSNGIFGFPAHHKFVWDCMENFVLKYNGNIWGNQGPFLMTRMLKTLCNLTDFQGTEDHSCQNISFLNPQRFYPIPYPAWGRYYQVWDKSPSFNHSYALHLWNFMNRNRKVVEAGSNTLAEKLYKTYCPTTYEDLIQNAKHRDLPSPEDTE; from the exons ATGCTCCAGAAGGTTTGGGTGTCCTCACcagggagctgggctttgcAGGAGTCCAACGGTCACCACCGGGGCAAGAAAAGGTGCTGGAAATGTAGGTTTGTCAGGACTATAATCCAG CATCCATGCTGGAGGCATGCCCCCAAACGCTCCAGGAGAGAAAGAATGTTGAGGAAAATCCAGATATGCCtctgtttctgctttgtctCGGGCCTTTTGTACGAGATCTCCCTCTTGTCTAGCTCTGTCTTCTCCTACTTGCCCGTGGCCCAGCACTACCTGACACCTGAGCAGGTGCTGAACCTTGGCAAAAGCATCATTTTCCTGGAGACGACGGAGCGCCTTGAGCCGCCCCCGCTGGTGTCGTGCTCCGTGGAATCTGCTGCCAGGATTTACCAGGACAGGCCCATCATCCTCTTCATGAGGGGGCTCACCAATGAGACGGCCTTGGACATGAACACCAGCTATGCAGCCTTCTCCCTCCTGTCTTCCATGAAGAATGTCttcattttccctctccagATGGAAACCATCTTCCAGGAGACCCCTCTGCTCCAGTGGTACAACGAG GTGGTGCCGGAGCAGGAGAAGAACTGGGTGCACGTCAGCTCAGATGCCAGCAGGCTGGCGCTCATCTGGAAGTACGGGGGCATCTACATGGACACGGATGTCATCTCCATCCGGCCCATCCCGCAGCGGAGCTTCCTGGCCGCGCAGAAGTCGCGCTTCTCCAGCAACGGCATCTTCGGCTTCCCCGCCCACCACAAGTTCGTCTGGGACTGCATGGAGAACTTCGTCCTCAAGTACAATGGCAACATCTGGGGCAACCAGGGCCCCTTTCTGATGACGAGGATGCTAAAAACACTCTGCAACCTCACGGATTTCCAAGGCACTGAGGACCACAGCTGCCAGAACATCTCCTTCCTCAACCCGCAGCGTTTCTACCCCATCCCGTACCCAGCCTGGGGCCGGTACTATCAGGTGTGGGATAAAAGCCCCAGTTTCAACCACTCTTACGCGCTGCACCTGTGGAACTTCATGAACCGCAACCGCAAGGTGGTGGAGGCCGGCAGCAACACCCTGGCTGAGAAGCTTTACAAGACCTATTGCCCTACCACCTACGAGGACCTGATCCAGAATGCCAAGCACAGGGATCTCCCAAGTCCTGAGGACACTGAGTGA